Proteins found in one Methanofollis fontis genomic segment:
- a CDS encoding thioredoxin family protein: protein MKIEVLGTGCMKCRRLAKNVEKAVAELGIPAEIEKVEDITAIMDRGVMLTPALIVDGELKVSGRVADVKEIREILQG from the coding sequence ATGAAGATTGAAGTGCTTGGAACAGGCTGCATGAAATGCAGGCGCCTGGCAAAGAACGTCGAGAAGGCAGTTGCTGAACTCGGGATCCCGGCCGAGATCGAGAAGGTGGAGGATATCACCGCCATCATGGACAGGGGCGTGATGCTGACGCCGGCGCTGATCGTCGACGGCGAGTTGAAGGTCTCGGGCCGCGTGGCCGACGTGAAGGAGATCAGGGAGATCCTGCAGGGGTGA